A section of the Roseivirga sp. BDSF3-8 genome encodes:
- a CDS encoding sensor histidine kinase gives MLLEASNRLRHEVLTKFATELGRATSYEDVRPVLTDNIKYMVNFITARILLEVEEEFVIFQIHRSECQILIGAEHCMEFELETMKSGVPRQLGLDEIQKLGGWENSLFSTGRARHFYLYPQHTQPGHRAMVTLANKSDSAFNEVDHRFLKLMTELLISKVSQLWYLTELNRKNKALNETNLKLDKLYAEVNALNRNLEGEVQSRTMELDQSNRELREIFYRTSHDFRSPITSIRGLMNIARYEATDCPGLLAIFDECDVNTQRMDNMLGKLSKLSDLNDEAKNHPLQQYSLTEVVDTVNTRFSEKIKTAGIDWQQQVADDILTTCMPQSTLVSLISYLVENAIMFRDMTLETPSIRIQAEVQHHTMTFTVADNGTGIPEDMRERIFEMYYRGSEQSKGHGLGLYVVRKLLNACGGEVSLEGGTRKGATFRISLPVRAAEQKHVLAEQM, from the coding sequence ATGCTTTTAGAGGCCAGCAACAGGCTTCGGCACGAAGTACTAACTAAGTTTGCTACGGAACTGGGACGGGCCACCAGCTACGAAGATGTACGTCCGGTACTGACGGACAACATCAAGTATATGGTGAATTTCATCACGGCCAGGATTTTGCTGGAAGTGGAAGAAGAGTTTGTCATATTTCAGATTCACCGCAGCGAGTGCCAGATCCTTATAGGAGCTGAACATTGTATGGAGTTTGAATTAGAAACCATGAAGAGCGGGGTGCCCAGGCAGCTCGGACTTGATGAAATACAGAAGTTGGGGGGCTGGGAGAATAGCCTGTTTTCTACCGGCCGCGCCCGGCATTTTTATCTGTACCCGCAACATACGCAGCCAGGGCACCGTGCTATGGTAACGCTGGCTAATAAAAGTGACTCAGCATTTAACGAGGTCGACCACAGGTTCCTTAAGCTAATGACCGAATTGCTCATAAGTAAGGTATCTCAGCTATGGTATCTGACAGAGCTCAATCGTAAAAATAAAGCCCTGAATGAGACCAACCTAAAGCTGGATAAGCTGTATGCTGAAGTGAATGCCCTGAACCGAAACCTGGAAGGTGAGGTACAGAGCCGAACAATGGAACTTGACCAGAGCAACCGGGAATTGAGAGAGATATTTTACCGCACCTCTCACGATTTCAGAAGCCCTATTACTTCCATACGCGGACTTATGAACATAGCCCGTTATGAGGCGACGGACTGCCCTGGTTTGCTGGCGATATTTGATGAGTGTGATGTAAACACACAGCGTATGGATAATATGCTGGGTAAATTAAGTAAACTCAGCGACCTTAATGATGAGGCAAAAAACCACCCTCTGCAGCAGTACTCTCTTACTGAGGTGGTCGATACGGTAAACACTCGGTTTTCAGAAAAGATCAAAACAGCGGGGATAGACTGGCAGCAGCAGGTAGCGGATGATATATTAACTACGTGTATGCCCCAGAGCACCCTGGTAAGTCTTATCAGTTACCTGGTAGAAAATGCTATTATGTTCCGGGATATGACCCTGGAAACACCCTCCATCCGTATCCAGGCAGAAGTACAGCACCATACGATGACCTTTACGGTGGCTGACAATGGTACGGGCATCCCCGAGGACATGAGAGAACGAATTTTTGAAATGTATTACCGCGGTAGTGAGCAAAGTAAAGGCCACGGCCTTGGACTCTACGTAGTAAGAAAATTGTTAAATGCCTGTGGCGGAGAGGTTAGCCTGGAGGGAGGCACTCGCAAGGGTGCTACCTTCCGGATTTCCCTGCCTGTACGTGCCGCTGAACAAAAGCACGTTTTAGCAGAACAGATGTAA
- a CDS encoding glycosyltransferase family A protein gives MIYIFSYHTDEQYLLFKLVPHKRIIVRIGDSLSSHLACLPKGAEVAFQINLSYWKYFFSDTNGPSQLARSKGFNVLNAGLYDIRKSSLHQMLGKAGIPSLLTEKKQVIKSNDLLILKSDYNYGAQYERKLSQEGAKQLRLRVDFSLLPDHNNYVVKTYSEILPQEWNRPGLTIEKYITNTEGGFHRVFRYRERFVLLSGRSAAPIKKMSTAEQRKTCCYTRQKLPEGLSPVQQACIKQADRFFSHHSIDFGAIDLVADDKGQVYIIDLNDTSHWGNDGSIEAEKHLSGYDALPEESAYLSFSRSSRGVVCQGVEAFSSAYKPDIVVLVDSRELPAFTASMEDNVSGLLVKESIAEAFEINLRNDVSAYGLLHYLLFSNPDHTPTVICRGSYWHGEEIPGYAMDVSYQIIVPHYGDPAILRRCLNNLLTIAPAHRVWVAIDGHPDPSTVSWVKQQKVRLYHTGKKEPVGPYVLRQQLIEKSDADIIVFQDSDDYSTLDRLDQLLHELIHEEDCAVAGSATIMLNEIGETVRTRFFPPVPTYSLRMKQGHCQLHPSTCGWREAWLGEFGFSSFIKFGLDSQQLLRSALYHYHVNTPGVLYIKNHRKGALTTAAHTGLDTEKRLTLYKQWYEDFVLIENDELELEDSSLARQDGDAYKDKLRENEPLS, from the coding sequence ATGATCTATATTTTCAGTTACCATACAGATGAGCAGTATCTGCTTTTTAAGTTGGTGCCCCATAAAAGAATAATAGTCCGGATAGGAGATAGTCTGTCATCTCATTTGGCTTGCTTACCGAAGGGTGCTGAGGTGGCATTCCAGATCAACCTGTCTTACTGGAAGTACTTCTTCAGTGACACGAATGGGCCCTCCCAGCTTGCCCGATCCAAGGGGTTTAATGTGCTTAATGCCGGATTATACGATATCCGCAAAAGCTCATTACACCAAATGCTGGGCAAGGCAGGTATTCCTTCATTACTTACTGAAAAAAAGCAAGTTATCAAATCCAATGATTTACTCATCCTGAAATCAGACTATAACTATGGCGCTCAATATGAGAGAAAACTTAGCCAGGAAGGAGCAAAGCAACTAAGGCTGAGGGTTGATTTCTCTCTGCTGCCTGACCATAATAACTATGTGGTAAAGACTTATAGCGAGATATTACCGCAGGAGTGGAATCGGCCCGGACTTACGATAGAAAAATACATAACCAATACCGAAGGAGGCTTCCACCGGGTATTCAGGTATCGTGAACGGTTTGTGTTGTTAAGCGGGCGCAGCGCTGCTCCTATCAAAAAAATGAGCACGGCTGAGCAACGGAAAACCTGTTGCTATACCAGACAAAAATTACCCGAAGGCCTTTCACCTGTACAGCAGGCATGCATAAAGCAGGCAGACCGCTTTTTCAGCCATCATTCTATTGATTTCGGTGCAATAGATCTGGTAGCGGACGATAAAGGACAGGTGTATATAATAGATCTTAATGACACTTCACACTGGGGTAATGATGGTAGCATAGAAGCAGAAAAACACCTTAGTGGCTACGACGCACTACCAGAAGAATCCGCCTACCTTTCTTTTTCAAGAAGTAGTAGGGGGGTGGTCTGTCAGGGGGTAGAAGCATTTTCTTCGGCTTATAAGCCTGACATAGTCGTGTTGGTGGACAGCAGAGAGCTACCTGCCTTCACGGCCTCTATGGAAGATAATGTCAGTGGCCTGTTGGTAAAAGAGAGTATAGCAGAAGCTTTTGAGATAAACCTCAGGAACGACGTATCTGCTTATGGCCTGTTGCACTACCTGCTGTTCTCTAATCCTGATCACACCCCCACCGTCATATGCCGGGGCAGCTACTGGCATGGGGAGGAAATTCCGGGTTATGCAATGGATGTAAGCTACCAGATCATAGTGCCCCACTATGGTGACCCTGCTATATTACGCCGCTGCCTAAATAACCTCCTCACAATTGCGCCGGCCCACAGGGTATGGGTGGCAATTGACGGCCACCCGGACCCCTCTACTGTAAGCTGGGTAAAGCAGCAGAAAGTACGGCTCTATCACACGGGAAAGAAAGAGCCGGTAGGCCCCTATGTGTTGCGGCAACAACTCATAGAAAAATCTGATGCGGACATCATCGTATTTCAGGATTCGGATGATTATTCTACTCTTGACAGGCTGGATCAACTTCTCCATGAACTGATCCATGAAGAAGACTGCGCAGTGGCAGGTTCGGCCACTATTATGCTCAATGAAATAGGTGAAACGGTACGGACCAGATTTTTCCCTCCGGTACCTACGTATTCATTGCGTATGAAACAGGGGCATTGTCAGCTACACCCCAGCACCTGCGGCTGGCGCGAGGCATGGCTCGGTGAATTTGGCTTTTCGAGCTTTATCAAGTTCGGGCTGGATTCACAGCAGTTGCTACGCTCTGCCCTTTATCACTATCATGTAAATACCCCTGGCGTACTGTACATCAAAAACCATCGCAAAGGAGCCCTTACCACCGCTGCACACACTGGCCTGGATACAGAAAAGCGCCTGACCCTTTATAAGCAATGGTATGAGGACTTTGTTCTTATTGAAAATGACGAACTGGAACTGGAGGATTCATCACTTGCCAGGCAGGATGGAGATGCCTATAAGGATAAGTTAAGGGAAAATGAACCCTTATCTTAG
- a CDS encoding cell division protein, protein MPLIEIHTLIKAPPERCFDLSRSIDLHADSVSHTGEQAVRGTCTGLIGMGESVTWRARHFGVWQYLTSKITAYDRPHMFVDEMQEGVFDSFTHHHLFKPHPEGTLMTDLFRYRSPLGLAGRLADILFLTQYMRTLLTTRNRAIMNIAESDRYMSYLL, encoded by the coding sequence ATGCCCCTAATTGAGATACATACCCTTATCAAAGCCCCTCCTGAGCGATGCTTTGACCTGAGCAGAAGTATAGACCTGCACGCTGACTCTGTATCGCATACCGGTGAGCAGGCTGTGAGGGGTACTTGCACGGGGCTCATCGGTATGGGTGAGTCCGTAACCTGGAGAGCCCGACACTTTGGGGTCTGGCAATACCTCACCAGTAAAATCACAGCGTATGACCGGCCACACATGTTCGTGGATGAGATGCAGGAGGGGGTATTTGATAGCTTTACCCACCACCACCTGTTTAAGCCACATCCTGAAGGTACGCTTATGACAGATCTCTTCCGGTACAGGTCGCCCCTGGGCCTGGCCGGGCGCCTGGCTGACATTCTCTTTCTAACACAATATATGCGTACGCTCCTCACTACCCGCAATCGGGCTATCATGAATATAGCTGAAAGCGACCGCTATATGTCCTATCTGTTATGA
- a CDS encoding carboxymuconolactone decarboxylase family protein codes for MKRFRVVSYDDASPEVQEIYQETMKEMGLPFVLNWFKCQGGNANLLRGNWEKLRSTMLRGKVPFILKQLIIYNISKNKGCEYCAHAHGLIADSLSESLTNDPAKKVTENMNADFVPSSYKTAIRVVTASALNPSDTTDEDFEELRDEGFSEDEIQELMSLADLTNMLNTIAEISGVKIDNELMEPV; via the coding sequence ATGAAACGATTTCGAGTAGTCAGCTATGATGACGCCTCGCCCGAGGTGCAGGAAATTTACCAGGAAACCATGAAGGAAATGGGCTTGCCCTTTGTACTGAACTGGTTCAAATGCCAGGGAGGCAACGCCAATCTGCTTCGTGGCAACTGGGAGAAACTTCGCAGCACGATGCTCCGTGGCAAAGTGCCTTTTATACTGAAGCAGCTAATTATATATAATATCTCTAAAAATAAAGGATGTGAATACTGTGCTCACGCTCACGGCTTAATTGCCGATAGCCTGAGTGAAAGCCTTACTAACGACCCCGCTAAAAAGGTCACTGAGAACATGAATGCCGACTTTGTACCCAGTAGTTACAAAACGGCTATCCGCGTAGTAACGGCTTCTGCCCTGAACCCTTCGGATACCACTGATGAGGACTTTGAAGAGCTGCGCGATGAAGGCTTTAGTGAAGACGAGATACAGGAACTCATGAGCCTGGCAGACCTGACAAACATGCTGAATACCATAGCAGAAATATCAGGTGTGAAAATTGATAACGAACTGATGGAGCCGGTTTAA